AATACGCTTTCGCTGCGATCAGTCTTAAAACAAAAAGCTGCGTATGCAGCTTTTTGTTTTTATTTAATTATTTCTTCAATTTCGCTGATAATCCGCTGCGCGATCTGCTCAGCAGCTTCAGGCGTAGGTCCCTCCGAGTAAATCCGAATAATCGGTTCGGTATTCGATTTACGCAAATGCACCCATTCATTTTCAAAGTCTATTTTCAAGCCATCGATTGTCGAATGGTCTTCATGCTTATATTTTTCCTCCATTTTGGCCAATAGGTTGTCAATGTCCAATTCCGGAGTCAGCGTGATCTTGTTTTTTGACATAAAGTATTGCGGTAAAGAAGCACGGTATACGGAGGCTTTTTTACCAAGCTTAGCCAAATGTGTCAAGAAGATGGCTACGCCCACCAGCGCATCACGACCATAGTGAGATGCTGGATAAATAACACCACCATTTCCTTCTCCGCCGATGACAGCATCGACTTCTTTCATCTTTGTAACCACGTTGACTTCGCCCACAGCCGCCGCATAGTACTCGCCACCATGTGCTTTAGTCACATCACGTAGTGCGCGTGTAGAAGATAAATTGGAAACGGTATTTCCTTTTTTATGCTGCAATAAATAGTCCGCTACGGCAACTAGGGTATATTCTTCACCAAATAGCTCGCCATCCTCCATCATAAAGACCAATCGATCTACATCCGGATCTACGGCAATCCCTAAATCAGCTTTGTGTTCAATAACCGCAGCCGATAGATCCGTCAAATTCTCTTTCAATGGTTCTGGATTATGCGGAAATTGACCATTCGGCTCACAATGGATTTTATAGATTGTCTGCACGCCAAGCGCATCCAACAACGCTGGTATAAATGTACCACCAGTACTGTTAACGGCATCCAAAGCAACTTTAAAATTAGCCGCTTTGATGGCTTCTTTATCCACATATTCCAACGCCAACACAGCGTCTACATGTTTCTGTAAGTAAGAATAATCTTTATGAACTTGTCCCAGTTCTTCCACTTCGGAAAAATCAAAGTCTAAAGATTCACCAAGTGCCAACACCTCTTGCCCTTCGGCATCTGAAATGAATTCGCCCTTTGCATTCAATAACTTTAGTGCATTCCATTGCCCTGGGTTGTGTGAAGCAGTCAAAATAATACCACCCGCTGCTTTTTCCATCGGTACGGCAATCTCTACCGTTGGCGTTGTTGAAAGACCCAGGTCAATCACATCAACACCGATGCTTTGCAGGGTTCCAATCACCAAATTACTTACCATCTCACCAGAAACACGCGCATCTCTTCCAACAACAATTTTTTTGATACCACTCTGCTTAACAATTATTTTGCCATAAGCAGCTGTAAACTTAACGATATCTATTGGGGTAAGCGCCTCTCCAGCACGCCCCCCGATCGTACCTCGTATTCCTGATATTGATTTAATTAAAGTCATTTCTTTTGAATTGATTAACGTGTAAATTTAGCACAATGGCAATAAAATATCGAATTAAAATTATAATTAATGAATATTTAACGTATATTTGTTGCAACAAAGTTGTTTTTAAAAGAAACAACCGTTTGCAATGAAATTATTTTTACTTTTGAAAAGTGAGTTTTTAAAGTTTGGGAATTTCATTGTCATCAGCAACATTTATGATTCAACAATTAGTACACATCGATCAAGAGATTTTTCTAGCCATTAATCAAGGCTTGAGTAACCCCGTGTTTGATTGGTTATTGCCGATATTACGCAATCCATACACATGGGCACCTTTGTATTTATTTCTGATCATATTTTTCATTAAGACCTATGGAAAAACAGGGATCCTAATTGTTGCCATGACCTTGGTTACCTTCGGAATTTCCGATGGTATATCCTCTCATTTGATCAAAAAGACTGTAAAAAGGATCAGACCGTGTAACGACGTGGAGTTTAAAGAAAATGTCAACATCCGTGTGCGATGTGGCTCGGGCTTCAGCTTCACCTCCTCTCATGCGGCCAATCATTTTTCCCTGGCTTTTTTCTGGATTGTACTTTTCCGGAGACGATGGAAACATGCGCTTTGGCTTTGTATTACCTGGGCAACCCTAATTTCAGTCTCTCAAATTTATGTTGGTGTCCATTACCCGTTTGATGTCCTGTGTGGTGCAGCCTTAGGTATCCTGGTTGGATTGGCAACAGGCTACTTATTCAAACGTTTTGTGCCTAGCTTTTTTAAAACTGAACACGTATAATGAATTCAATTTTATTGATTTTAATTTTATTCATACCTGCATTTGCAAGTGGAATTGCTGTATTTTTTGTACAAAAGAAAGGAACCAGTTTCCTTAAACTCATCCTTTCTTTCAGTGGAGCGTATTTATTCTCTATTACTGTACTTCACCTGATTCCGCATGTCTATCAATCCAACAATACTTCCCCTGAAGTATTAGGTATCTACGTCCTTGCCGGTTTTCTTTTTCAACTTTTCCTGGAGCAGTTCTCCCAAGGGATCGAGCATGGCCATATCCATACCGACAATGATCACGGCCATCACAGCCATCGTTTTCCCATCGGTATTATGTTCAGTCTATGTCTCCATGCTTTCCTTGAAGGAATGCCACTTGCAGCAACACATCAGACTGAACTTGCATTAGGTATATCCATCCACCACATTCCGGCGGCATTTGCGTTGGGAAGTATTCTAATAAGCACACATTTAAAGAAAAATACCATCCTCATTACACTGGCTTTATTTGCGGCAATGACCCCTTTTGGCTTTTTACTAAGCAAAGCCATCAGTGCAGGTGAAGTAGGGAATATCCAGCAATATTTTGATAAAATCATGGCCGTCGTTATTGGTATCTTCTTGCACATATCGACGACGATACTTTTTGAATCGGGCTCCATTGACCATCATAAATTCAATAAAAAGAAAATGATTGCTGTGATAGCAGGTGTTGCTATTGCACTGGGAAGTTTCTTATTTGTCGGAGAACATGACCATGGGCACGATCAACACCAACAACCGCATGATCATGAACATCATGACCATGCGCATTAATTTCTTTAGCCGCGAAGTTTATCCAACAGCGCACTTAACGTCATTGCCTCTTCTTCGCTAATTCGATTGGGTAAAAGATCCTTCATCAGCATTTCGTCATCTAGATTTTTAAGAATCTCCAAGCCCTTCTCGGTGATAACCAAATCCACAGCTCTTTTATCCCCCCCCGATTGACAACGTGAAACCAATTCTTTGGAAACCATGCGATCAATCATACGCGAGATATCCGGGGTAGTACTCAACATTCTTGATTTAATCAGATTGTTTGTTGCAGGCTTAGGATATTGGCCCCTCAATATGCGCAAGACATTAAACTGTTTCAAAGTGATCCCTTCTTTGGCAGCTCGCTGTTCAAGCTCATTGTTAATCCAATTGTACGTATATAGAATATTTACCGTACAACGATGCCATTCATTGCTGAATTTACTTACTTTGATTTCGTCCTCAATCTTCATTCTGGTTGATAATTAATCGTTCTGAATAGTAAAGATAGCTGTTTTTTACTAAATACATAACTATGACATTAGAATCATTCTAAATGGTAGAAATTCTGTATATTTGGAGAATTCAAAAAAACAGGCAGATGCGTAATAGAACTAGCTTAGATAAGCTAAAAAAAGGGGAAAAAGCGGTAATTATAGATTTTGATTCGCACGAAATTCCAGCTAAATTTTTCGAATTGGGGTTTATACCCGGTACTGAGGTAGAAGTGAAGCATATCGCGCCTTTGGACGGCCCCATTTGTCTAAATATTAGTGCTAATAACGCCTTAATTGCTATCCGCAAATCAGAAGCTAAAGTCATCCTTATTGATCAGAAATAATGAATAACCCGATTATTGCACTTTTGGGTAATCCAAATGTGGGTAAAACATCTCTATTTAACCGGATTACAAAATTAAATCAGAAAGTAGGAAACTATCCCGGTATTACGGTCGAAAAACGTGAGGGGCAAGTAAAAGCCAATAACAAAGTTTATCGTATTATTGATTTACCGGGAACATATACCCTGTTCCCAAGTTCATTGGATGAAGAAGTTGTTTTCAACACTTTAGTCAATAAAGAAAGTAGTTTTAGACCAAATCTTGTCGTTGTCGTCGCTGAACCTACGAACCTAAAGCGGTCCATTATTCTTTATCAGCAAGCTCGGGAACTCGGTCTGCCGGCCATCTTTGTCATCAATATGATCGATGAAGCCAAAGAAAAAGGAATTTCAATAGATGTTCAAAAGCTTGAGCAGCTATTAAATACAAAAGTATACGAAACCAATGCACGTACGGGACAAGGTGTCGATCAGCTCATCAAAAACTTTGATGCTGTTCCGCCCATGTATATTAGCAAATTCAGCCTACCCAAGGAAGCTGATGCCGCATTAGAAGAAACCAAACGTCTTTTTCCATTAGATACGGAATACCATACCTGGCAATACCTGGCCAAAGGCGAGGTATCCTTTTTATCGAAAGAAAAAAATCAGGCGATTCAACAAATCCGTGAAAAACATCAACTACGCGCCGAGAGACTACAAAAAGACGAAGCCATTTTGCGTAGTAAATCCCTGGATAGCAGCCTTGCTGAAATCTATGCAAAGGATGAATCCTTTAATAAAAACAAAACCAATTCGATTGATAGCATCTTGCTTCACCCCGTCTTTGGCTATGTCATCTTTTTTGGAATCCTCTTTTTAATCTTCCAGGCAATTTACACCTGGTCCGGACCAGCCATGGATTTCATCGACGGCCTATTTGGTGATCTCGCGGCTTATACACAAACTGCATTGCCAGCAGGGCCATTGACCGACTTACTCAGCAATGGTATTATCAAAGGCATTGGTGGAATTGTAATTTTCATTCCGCAGATCGTTATTTTATACATCTTTATCTCGATCATGGAGGAAACGGGCTATATGAGCCGCGTAGTTTTCTTGATGGACCGCTGGCTTCGTCCTTTTGGTCTGAATGGAAAATCAGTGATTCCATTGATTTCGGGAGTAGCCTGCGCTGTACCTGCAGTCATGTCTGCACGTAATATCGAAAATAGCAAAGAAAGACTGGTCACTATTCTGGTAACACCTTTCATGACCTGCTCAGCACGTCTCCCTATTTATATCGTTCTGATCGGACTGGTGATACCGGACACGAAATTAGGAGGCTTTCAAATACAAGGTATTGTATTGTTTGTGATGTACCTACTTGGAATAATTGCAGCCTTGCTATCCGCGATTGTACTGACCAAAGTCATCAAATCAAAACATAAGTCATTTTTAATCTTCGAACTGCCCACTTACAAAACGCCTGATTGGAAAAATGTAGCCTTAAATGTATGGGAAAAAGCGTCAAGCTTTGTCTTTGGTGCAGGTAAAATCATTTTGGCCATTTCCGTTATCCTATGGGCATTGGGTAGTTTTGGTCCGAACGATAAATTTAGCCGGGCAGAAGAATATGTAACAAAAAATAACCCCAACCTGTCCGATGGCGATTTGGAGCATGAAGTTTCATCTTATCGCCTGGAACACTCTTTCCTTGGCTATCTTGGCATGGCTATTGAACCTGTTGTTGAACCCTTGGGCTACGACTGGAAGATGGGCATAGGTCTTATTTCTTCGTTTGCTGCCCGTGAAGTTTTTGTAGGCACAATGGCCACTGTATATAGCCTTGGTGACGAAGTGGATATCGAAGACGAAGCATCTAAAACAACGGTATTGGGCAAAATGAAAAGCGAGATTAACAGGAATACCGGTTTACCGGCTTACAATTTAGCTTCTGGTGTATCCTTATTACTGTTCTATGCTTTTGCGATGCAATGTATGAGTACAATTGCGGCAGTAAAAAGAGAAACAGGCTCATGGAAATGGACTTTGATACAGCTTGGTTTTATGACAGGCTTGGCCTATTTCAGTGCCTTAATTGCTTATCAACTTTTAAAATAAAAAGCTATGGATAATTTAACAGTACAATATCTCATCGTAGGAATGCTCGTTTTGGCGGCTGTATGGTATGTCGTTAAAAATGTCCGAAAATCACTAAAGGGCAAGTCGAGCTGCTCGAAAGGCTGCGGATGCGACTGCGGCGTAGAAAAAACGCAAAAAGCAAATTAATTTATCTTTTTGAGTAGCATTTACAAATAAGATTTCGTTATTAGTTAGAGTGGCCAAAAATCACACTAGCTACTAATTCATAAAGCGCCGTACTTCCAAACTACGGCGCTTTCTATTGCTGAGTCAGACATGGACCCGCACCATTGTTAAAAAAAACACCGAAATGCATTAAAACCGCAACAGAATGTGCACGAAATACCTAAGTGTTTTATTAACTTTATGCGCTTAGGGCAAATCGTTCGCTGGGAAGCTTTACGATAAACAGGTAATTCTTCTGGCGTCATTGATTTTGCTCAAACGATCCTTGACGGGAGCAAATAGCCTCATGGGTTTTTCCGTATCTGAGGACCAAATTAAAACAGACTAGTAACCGTATTAACCATACACATGGAGAAACAGAACAATAAGGAGGAGTTAAAAAGAGGACTTCAAAACAGACATATTCAATTAATTGCCCTGGGTGGTGCAATCGGAACGGGCTTATTTCTAGGTATCGGGAAGGCTGCCACATTGGCTGGGCCGGCCGTTATCCTCGGCTATGCTTTCGCCGGAATTATTGCTTTTTTTATTATGCGCCAGTTGGGTGAGATGGTTGTTGAGGAACCTGTTTCAGGAAGTTTTAGCTACTTCGCCAATAAATACTGGGGTTCTTTTGCGGGTTATGCTTCGGGCTGGAACTATTGGGTCCTGTATATCTTAGTCAGCATGGCCGAACTCACAGCGATAGGCGTTTATGTACAATTTTGGTGGCCCGAAATACCTTTATGGGCATCAAGTTTATTTTTCTTCTTTGCAATCAACGCCCTTAATCTTGCCTCAGTAAAAATTTATGGCGAGACGGAATTTTGGTTTTCCATTATCAAGGTTGTTGCAATCATTGCCATGATTGTTTTTGGTGCATACTTATTGGTAAGCGGTACTGGAGGTGAGCAGGCAAGTCTCAGCAACCTGACTTCACATGGTGGTTTCTTCCCAAAAGGTTGGTTCAGCCAAACAGCGGATGGAAGTTTTGAAGGCCTTCTTTCCGCCATAGCATTGATCATGTTTTCTTTCGGTGGTCTAGAGTTGGTGGGCATCACTGCTGCCGAAGCCGAGCATCCCGAAAAGAACATCCCCAAAGCGACCAACCAGGTTATCTATCGGATCTTAATCTTTTACGTAGGTGCATTGATTATTCTTTTCTCTTTGACACCGTGGACAAATATCACCGCCGATACAAGTCCCTTTGTGCTGGTGTTTGACAAACTCAATGGGTTTGAATTTACGATCTTTGGAAAGACCTTTTATTTCACAAAAATTATTGCAAATGCGCTAAATCTTATTGTCCTTACCGCTGCATTATCTGTTTATAATAGCAGCGTGTACAGCAATAGCAGAATGTTATATGGACTGGCAGAACAGGGAAATGCACCCCGTTTTTTATCAAAACTAAACAAGAATCATGCGCCTATTAACGCAATTTTAGTCTCGGCACTATTCGCGGCGATCTGTGTATTTATCAACTATGTAGCACCTAAAAATGCCTTAGAGATCCTGATGTCGCTGGTGGTTTCTTCACTGATTATCAACTGGGTGATGATATCCATTACACACTTGTATTTCAGAAAAAATAAACTCGATGCCCACTTACGGACAAAGTTTCCATCCTTTCTATATCCCCTAAGTAACTATATCTGTCTGATCTTTTTGATCGCTGTACTTGGCATCATGTGGATAACAGGGATGAAACTTCCGGTAGAATTGATCCCTGCTTGGCTTATATTACTCTATGTGAGTTATGTATTGATCAAAAGAAAGAAATCTTAGTTCACAGAACCTTGATCTTGTCCATAAAAAAGCCTGATTCATTGCATGAATCAGGCTTTTTTACTAAAATTTAATGCAGGTATTCCTCCTCGAGAATAGCAAATTCATAATTGTCGCTCCAACCATCTTTTAACGGCAAAATTTTCCGTCTGCGAGCCTCTTTGACCATGCCGACTTTCTCCATTACTTTAGCGGAAGCGATATTTCCAACAGCACAACCGCCCTCAATTCTATGAAAATTAAGTTCCTTGAAACCAAATGTCAAGATTCGGTTCAATGCCTCTGTTGCATAGCCCTTATTCCACATTGTCGGAACAAGCTTAAACCATACTTCTGCATTTCGATAGCGCAGCTTGACAACACTGATATTAATTAGACCAATAAACTCTTTCCCTTCAAGGGTTTCTATATAAAAGGTATAATCCTTTCTGGCATCCAATTCATTGAATTGCGCCGACCAAGCTTCCACCATTTGCTCTGTATGGGCTATTCCATCCGGAAATCCACTCGGATTAAATAATGCAGATTCAGGATACATTAATAGGGAATGGATCTTTTCTAAATCTATTTTCTCTACGGATCTAAGCTTGAGCCGTTCTGTTCTAATTTCCATGTTTAAAATTACACAAATGGCTTAATTTAATGCTACCATTTGACAACTAAAATAAGCCCAACTGCGTTCCCGCATCGGGTAAGCGGAAAAGATCCCTTCTTAAGGATGGAAGCGTCCCATTATTCATATATTTCTTGACAGAAAGCTTAAATAAATGCTGTAAACTCTCGGCCATATGGCCATCCCCCTTTATCCTCCGTCCAAAATCGGTATCGTT
The Sphingobacterium multivorum genome window above contains:
- the glmM gene encoding phosphoglucosamine mutase, with the protein product MTLIKSISGIRGTIGGRAGEALTPIDIVKFTAAYGKIIVKQSGIKKIVVGRDARVSGEMVSNLVIGTLQSIGVDVIDLGLSTTPTVEIAVPMEKAAGGIILTASHNPGQWNALKLLNAKGEFISDAEGQEVLALGESLDFDFSEVEELGQVHKDYSYLQKHVDAVLALEYVDKEAIKAANFKVALDAVNSTGGTFIPALLDALGVQTIYKIHCEPNGQFPHNPEPLKENLTDLSAAVIEHKADLGIAVDPDVDRLVFMMEDGELFGEEYTLVAVADYLLQHKKGNTVSNLSSTRALRDVTKAHGGEYYAAAVGEVNVVTKMKEVDAVIGGEGNGGVIYPASHYGRDALVGVAIFLTHLAKLGKKASVYRASLPQYFMSKNKITLTPELDIDNLLAKMEEKYKHEDHSTIDGLKIDFENEWVHLRKSNTEPIIRIYSEGPTPEAAEQIAQRIISEIEEIIK
- a CDS encoding phosphatase PAP2 family protein, giving the protein MIQQLVHIDQEIFLAINQGLSNPVFDWLLPILRNPYTWAPLYLFLIIFFIKTYGKTGILIVAMTLVTFGISDGISSHLIKKTVKRIRPCNDVEFKENVNIRVRCGSGFSFTSSHAANHFSLAFFWIVLFRRRWKHALWLCITWATLISVSQIYVGVHYPFDVLCGAALGILVGLATGYLFKRFVPSFFKTEHV
- a CDS encoding ZIP family metal transporter gives rise to the protein MNSILLILILFIPAFASGIAVFFVQKKGTSFLKLILSFSGAYLFSITVLHLIPHVYQSNNTSPEVLGIYVLAGFLFQLFLEQFSQGIEHGHIHTDNDHGHHSHRFPIGIMFSLCLHAFLEGMPLAATHQTELALGISIHHIPAAFALGSILISTHLKKNTILITLALFAAMTPFGFLLSKAISAGEVGNIQQYFDKIMAVVIGIFLHISTTILFESGSIDHHKFNKKKMIAVIAGVAIALGSFLFVGEHDHGHDQHQQPHDHEHHDHAH
- a CDS encoding MarR family winged helix-turn-helix transcriptional regulator; amino-acid sequence: MKIEDEIKVSKFSNEWHRCTVNILYTYNWINNELEQRAAKEGITLKQFNVLRILRGQYPKPATNNLIKSRMLSTTPDISRMIDRMVSKELVSRCQSGGDKRAVDLVITEKGLEILKNLDDEMLMKDLLPNRISEEEAMTLSALLDKLRG
- a CDS encoding FeoA family protein, with the protein product MRNRTSLDKLKKGEKAVIIDFDSHEIPAKFFELGFIPGTEVEVKHIAPLDGPICLNISANNALIAIRKSEAKVILIDQK
- the feoB gene encoding ferrous iron transport protein B, producing the protein MNNPIIALLGNPNVGKTSLFNRITKLNQKVGNYPGITVEKREGQVKANNKVYRIIDLPGTYTLFPSSLDEEVVFNTLVNKESSFRPNLVVVVAEPTNLKRSIILYQQARELGLPAIFVINMIDEAKEKGISIDVQKLEQLLNTKVYETNARTGQGVDQLIKNFDAVPPMYISKFSLPKEADAALEETKRLFPLDTEYHTWQYLAKGEVSFLSKEKNQAIQQIREKHQLRAERLQKDEAILRSKSLDSSLAEIYAKDESFNKNKTNSIDSILLHPVFGYVIFFGILFLIFQAIYTWSGPAMDFIDGLFGDLAAYTQTALPAGPLTDLLSNGIIKGIGGIVIFIPQIVILYIFISIMEETGYMSRVVFLMDRWLRPFGLNGKSVIPLISGVACAVPAVMSARNIENSKERLVTILVTPFMTCSARLPIYIVLIGLVIPDTKLGGFQIQGIVLFVMYLLGIIAALLSAIVLTKVIKSKHKSFLIFELPTYKTPDWKNVALNVWEKASSFVFGAGKIILAISVILWALGSFGPNDKFSRAEEYVTKNNPNLSDGDLEHEVSSYRLEHSFLGYLGMAIEPVVEPLGYDWKMGIGLISSFAAREVFVGTMATVYSLGDEVDIEDEASKTTVLGKMKSEINRNTGLPAYNLASGVSLLLFYAFAMQCMSTIAAVKRETGSWKWTLIQLGFMTGLAYFSALIAYQLLK
- a CDS encoding amino acid permease, which produces MEKQNNKEELKRGLQNRHIQLIALGGAIGTGLFLGIGKAATLAGPAVILGYAFAGIIAFFIMRQLGEMVVEEPVSGSFSYFANKYWGSFAGYASGWNYWVLYILVSMAELTAIGVYVQFWWPEIPLWASSLFFFFAINALNLASVKIYGETEFWFSIIKVVAIIAMIVFGAYLLVSGTGGEQASLSNLTSHGGFFPKGWFSQTADGSFEGLLSAIALIMFSFGGLELVGITAAEAEHPEKNIPKATNQVIYRILIFYVGALIILFSLTPWTNITADTSPFVLVFDKLNGFEFTIFGKTFYFTKIIANALNLIVLTAALSVYNSSVYSNSRMLYGLAEQGNAPRFLSKLNKNHAPINAILVSALFAAICVFINYVAPKNALEILMSLVVSSLIINWVMISITHLYFRKNKLDAHLRTKFPSFLYPLSNYICLIFLIAVLGIMWITGMKLPVELIPAWLILLYVSYVLIKRKKS
- a CDS encoding GNAT family N-acetyltransferase, producing the protein MEIRTERLKLRSVEKIDLEKIHSLLMYPESALFNPSGFPDGIAHTEQMVEAWSAQFNELDARKDYTFYIETLEGKEFIGLINISVVKLRYRNAEVWFKLVPTMWNKGYATEALNRILTFGFKELNFHRIEGGCAVGNIASAKVMEKVGMVKEARRRKILPLKDGWSDNYEFAILEEEYLH